The Oncorhynchus masou masou isolate Uvic2021 chromosome 31, UVic_Omas_1.1, whole genome shotgun sequence genome includes a region encoding these proteins:
- the LOC135525085 gene encoding basic proline-rich protein-like — protein MGPASQLDTRTASQLNLSASGIHTDRSQRDTGPSVSVDTHGTAPSRYTGPSVSSPLLDGGPSVSSRYTGPSVSLRDGTVSQDTHGRQLHTDPPRASPDELQRPASPTPNCSARPHPTRNCSARPHPTRTAAPVSPDSNPQRPGPTRARTAAPGPPDWTSAPGPTRLELQRPASPDSNCARPHPTRTSPGPPPDSNCSPRAPPDSNRAPGPHPDSGTAAPGPHSDPESVAPGPHSDPGTPAPGLTRTRDRSPRLTRPGPQLPGLTRLEPALWAPPDPNCSPGLTRLGTAAPGLYPTRDRSARPHPDSELQRPGLNSDSDQQRPGLTRLGTAGPRASPGLGNRSPRPPGPNQPLRPHPTWNRSPASPDSGPGAPGLTRPELQRPGLTPTQLQRPASTRLDQQRPGSPPDSGTAAPRPHPGLELQRPGLTPDAVRQRPASPDSNRQRPGLTRFELQRPAPPDQSAAPCPTRHELQPRPTRLRPEPPGLTRLELQPPRASTRLELGSARPHPTPAGTTAPGSHPTRTAAPGLTRTPGTAPGLNLDWTSARLTPTQLQRPPHPDPGTAAPGLTPTRTAAPGLTRTSNCSPRLTRTRTAAPGPHPTPGPQRPGLTRLELQPRPRPDSEPEPPAPPDSNCSACPLRLGTTAPGLTHSNQPPGLTRLPNCSPRASPRLRTSPGPHPTPDCSPRPHPTESSPRASTRPRNCSPGLTRLELQRPGLTPTRTGQPPAPPDSNCSPGPHPTRTRSPGLDPTPEPQPPPHPTRTAAPGLTRLRIRSARASPDSGTAAPGPHPTRTAAPGPTRFRPAAPGLTRLELGSPRPRPDSNWEGPPTVSL, from the exons ATGGGACCGGCCAGTCAGCTAGATACACGGACCGCCAGTCAGCTTAATTTGTCAGCCTCAGGGATCCACACGGACCGCAGTCAGCGagacacgggaccgtcagtcagcgtGGATACACACGGGACCGCGCCctcgagatacacgggaccgtcagtcagctcgcCCCTCCTTGATgggggaccgtcagtcagctcgagatacacgggaccgtcagtcagcctCCGAGATGGGACAGTCAGTCAGGATACACACGGACGTCAGCTGCACacggacc CCCCCCGGGCCTCACCCGACGAACTGCAGCGCCCGGCCTCACCGACTCCGAACTGCAGCGCCCGGCCCCACCCGACTCGGAACTGCAGCGCCCGGCCCCACCCGACTCGAACTGCAGCGCCCGTCTCACCCGACTCGAATCCGCAGCGCCCCGGCCCCACCCGGGCTCGAACTGCAGCGCCCGGCCCACCCGACTGGACCAGCGCCCCGGGCCCCACCCGACTCGAACTGCAGCGCCCGGCCTCACCCGACTCGAACTGCGCCCGGCCTCACCCGACTCGAACCAGCCCCGGGCCCCCACCCGACTCGAACTGCAGCCCCCGGGCCCCACCCGACTCGAACCGTGCCCCCGGGCCCCACCCGGACTCCGGAACTGCAGCCCCCGGGCCTCACTCCGACCCGGAATCCGTAGCGCCCGGGCCTCACTCCGACCCGGGAACTCCAGCCCCCGGCCTCACCCGGACTCGGGACCGCAGCCCCCGCCTCACCCGACCCGGTCCGCAGCTCCCGGGCCTCACCCGACTCGAACCAGCCCTCTGGGCCCCACCCGACCCGAACTGCAGCCCCGGCCTCACCCGACTCGGGACTGCAGCCCCGGGCCTCTACCCGACTCGGGACCGCAGCGCCCGGCCTCACCCGGACTCGGAACTGCAGCGCCCGGGCCTCAACTCCGACTCGGACCAGCAGCGCCCGGGCCTCACCCGACTCGGAACTGCAGGCCCCCGGGCCTCACCCGGACTCGGGAACCGTAGCCCCCGTCCACCCGGCCCGAACCAGCCCCTTCGGCCTCACCCGACCTGGAACCGCAGCCCCGCCTCACCCGACTCGGGACCAGGCGCCCCCGGCCTCACCCGACCCGAACTGCAGCGCCCGGGCCTCACTCCGACTCAACTGCAGCGCCCGGCCTCAACCCGACTCGACCAGCAGCGCCCGGGCTCCCCACCCGACTCGGGAACCGCAGCGCCCCGCCCTCACCCGGGACTCGAACTGCAGCGCCCGGGCCTCACTCCGGACGCGGTCCGGCAGCGCCCGGCCTCACCCGACTCGAACCGGCAGCGCCCCGGCCTCACCCGATTCGAACTGCAGCGCCCGGCCCCACCCGACCAATCCGCAGCCCCGTGTCCCACCCGGCACGAACTGCAGCCCCGGCCCACCCGACTCCGACCAGAGCCCCCTGGCCTCACCCGACTCGAACTGCAGCCTCCCCGGGCCTCGACCCGACTCGAACTGGGCAGCGCCCGGCCTCACCCGACCCCCGCCGGGACCACAGCCCCCGGCTCCCACCCGACTCGAACTGCAGCGCCCGGCCTCACCCGGACGCCGGGAACC GCGCCCGGCCTCAATCTCGACTGGACCAGCGCCCGCCTCACTCCGACTCAACTGCAGCGCCCGCCTCACCCCGACCCGGGAACTGCAGCCCCGGGCCTCACTCCGACCCGGACCGCAGCGCCCGGCCTCACCCGGACCTCGAACTGCAGCCCCCGTCTCACCCGGACTCGAACTGCAGCGCCCGGGCCTCACCCGACTCCGGGACCGCAGCGCCCCGGCCTCACCCGACTCGAACTGCAGCCCCGGCCTCGACCCGACTCCGAACCCGAGCCCCCCGCCCCACCCGACTCGAACTGCAGCGCCTGCCCACTCCGACTCGGGACCACAGCCCCGGGCCTCACCCACTCGAACCAGCCCCCGGGCCTCACCCGACTTCCGAACTGCAGCCCCCGGGCCTCACCCCGACTCCGAACCAGCCCCGGGCCTCACCCGACTCCGGACTGCAGCCCCCGTCCCCACCCGACCGAATCCAGCCCCCGGGCCTCGACCCGACCTCGGAACTGTAGCCCCGGCCTCACCCGACTCGAACTGCAGCGCCCCGGCCTCACTCCGACTCGAACTGGGCAGCCCCCGGCCCCACCCGACTCGAACTGCAGCCCCGGGCCCCACCCGACTCGAACGCGCAGCCCCGGCCTCGACCCGACTCCGGAACCGCAGCCCCCGCCCCACCCGACTCGAACTGCAGCCCCGGGCCTCACCCGACTCCGAATCCGCAGCGCCCGGGCCTCACCCGACTCGGGAACCGCAGCGCCCGGGCCTCACCCGACTCGAACTGCAGCGCCCGGCCCCACCCGATTCCGACCTGCAGCGCCCGGCCTCACCCGACTCGAACTGGGCAGCCCCCGGCCTCGACCCGACTCGAACTG GGAGGGACCACCCacggttagtctctaa